A segment of the Vibrio sp. YMD68 genome:
TACTATAGGAAGCACTGCTTCTTTAAAAGACAAAAAAGTCAAATTTGCTAAATTAGATAGTGGGTGGAAATGTACTCATGATACAGGACAAACGTTAAAAGGATGTGAGCAAGGCACAATCAATTAATGCTTACCAGCCTCCCTGCCATCTTGCGCCAGGCTGACTTAATCAGCGTGGTGCAAGAGCAAAATATCATCGAGCACGTGATCGCTTCGGGCATGTCGGTCCCCGAAGCACTGCTTGATCTCGAGCTGTTCGACCACCATCAACTCACTGGCCACCTAAGTGCACTCTTTGGCCTAACGCCCACACCATTATCTCAATTCGACTACGCTACGTTATGTCACTCTCTGGGGCTTAGGGAGCTGATCAGCCGTTATCAAGCCCTGCCCTTACACATTGATGGCATGGTGCTTTCTTTAGCTGTTTCAGACCCCACCCGCAGTGAAATAGAAGATGAATTTCGCTTTGCGACAGGGTTGCAAGTTGAGTTGGTCTTAGTCGACTTAAACGATCTTAAATCCGCGATTCGTCGTTTGTACGGTCAGACAGTGTCAACGTCCACCTCATCAGCCAAAGACATCAGTCAGGACGAACTGGCCAGTCTGGTCGATGTCACAGAGGATGAAATACAGACGATAGAGAACCTCAGTCAAGACGATGCGCCCGTGAGCCGTTTCATCAACCAAGTATTGCTCGATGCGGTAAGAAAAGGCGCTTCAGATATTCATTTTGAACCTTATGATGAGAGCTATCGAATTCGCTTACGCTGTGATGGCCTATTGGTGCAAACCCAGGCACCAGCAAATCACCTCAGTCGCCGCCTTTCTGCGCGGCTAAAAATACTCGCGAAACTGGATATCTCTGAACGTCGTTTGCCACAAGATGGGCGGATAAAGCTTCGACTCGATGAAACAACGGCCATTGATATGCGCGTTTCGACATTGCCCACGTTATGGGGTGAAAAGATTGTATTGCGCCTACTCGACAGCAGCAGTGCCAGCCTTAATATTGATAAACTGGGCTACAATGACCAACAAAAGCAGCTTTACCTAAAGGCACTCAAGCAGCCACAAGGCATGATCCTAATGACAGGGCCAACGGGCAGTGGAAAAACCGTTTCTTTGTATGCAGGGCTAAGCATCCTCAACACCCCTGAAGTGAACATATCAACCGCGGAAGACCCTGTTGAAATCAATCTATCGGGCGTAAACCAAGTGCAGGTTCAACCTAAAATTGGCTTTGGTTTTGCTCAAGCACTTCGCTCTTTCTTACGACAAGATCCTGATATTGTGATGGTGGGTGAAATTCGTGATTTGGATACCGCACAAATAGCAATAAAAGCTGCGCAAACTGGCCACTTAGTGCTCTCCACATTACACACAAATTCCGCTTCTGAAACCATTGTTCGCCTCGGCAACATGGGCATTGAAGGTTTTAATCTGGCTTCTTCGTTAAGCCTGATTATCGCTCAACGCCTTGCTAGAAAGCTTTGTTCCCACTGTAAAATACCGCATTACCAACCAGCTGAGTTTGAAGTATCTCGGTTTGAAGCATCTCAGTTTAAAGCATCGTCGTTGGACCCATCGTTATTTGAAGCACTCAACCTCTCCCCAGACGATACTCTCTTTAAAGCTAATCCTGATGGCTGCAACGAATGCAACGCTGGATATTCAGGAAGAACGGGAATTTACGAAGTGATGCCATTTAACCATGAATTAGCTGATGCGGTGATGAAAGGCGCTTCTATGATCGAAATAGAATCACTAGCAAAATCACAAGGCATGCAAACGCTGCAACAATCTGGCATAGAAAAACTAAAACAGGGCATTACCAGCTACTCAGAATTGCAGCGAGTGCTCTACTTCTAATCTATTTGGTAATAAATAGTTTCATTTTAAGCCGTTCCGTTCCAGTGATTACATTCCGAGTAGTTCAATTCCAAACAACCAGTTCCAAACACTCTAAACGATGTAATGAATGAGGCCATTGATGATAAAAACTAAGCAAATTCAATTAAAAAACTATCGATGGAAAGGCCTGAATACTTCTGGAAAGCGCGTCTCGGGGCAAATGTTGGCTCTGTCGGAATGGGAAGTGCGAGACAAACTCAACGATCAGCACATTCAAATAAAAAAAATCAAGAAAGGCAGTATCTCTGCCTTCACACGAATATCCCACAGAGTCAAAGCCAGAGACATTACAGTCTTAACCCGTCAACTTGCGACCATGTTAGGGACAGGGGTTCCTATCATACAAGCGCTCAAACTGGTGGCCGACAACAATCGAAAAGCTGAAATGAAGTCGATACTGTCTCAAGTGAGCAAGGGAGTAGAGGCTGGCACTCCAATATCGAAAGCACTTCGCACCGCCAGTACTCATTTTGATTCGTTGTACGTAGATTTGGTCGCGACAGGTGAACAGTCAGGTAATTTATCCGAGGTTTTTGAAAGGCTCGCAACGTACCGAGAAAAAAGTGAGCAGCTCAGAGCCAAAGTCATTAAAGCGTTGATCTACCCTGCGATGGTTGTACTGGTGGCGTTAAGTGTCTCTTACCTGATGCTCACTGTCGTTATTCCAGAGTTTGAGAGCATGTTCCAAGGATTTGGCGCTGATCTTCCTTGGTTTACCCAACAAGTACTATTGCTTTCTCACTGGGTCCAAGCGTACAGCTTAACCCTGGCTTTAAGTTCCGTTGGCTTGGTGCTATTGGTAAAAACCCTGAACAAGAAATCGTCTCGGGTACGCTTGTCGACCAGCCGACTCGGTCTTAAAGTCCCTATTATCGGCGGCGTATTTTCAAAAGCGGCGATTGCTAAATTCAGTCGCACCCTGGCAACCAGTTTTAGCGCAGGCATTCCTATTTTAACCAGCTTAAAAACCACCGCTAAAACCTCTGGAAACCTCCACTATCAAACCGCCATCGATGCGGTGTACAAAGACACCGCTGCTGGCATGCCGATGTACATTGCCATGCGAAACACCTGTGTTTTTCCTGAAATGGTCTTACAGATGGTGATGATCGGAGAAGAGTCTGGCTGCCTAGACGACATGCTCAACAAAGTGGCGACTATCTATGAATTTGAAGTCGACAACACGGTGGATAACCTAGGTAAAATTCTCGAGCCATTAATCATCGTATTCTTGGGGACAGTGATTGGCGGGCTTGTCGTTGCAATGTATTTACCAATTTTTAACTTAATGAGTGTATTAGGGTAGTATTAAGCTTTAGTATTATGAAGCCAGAGATACGATCAGCGTTCATCAACTTTACTTAGATAACAAAGAATCCATGATCGTTAAATTTTTATTGTCTGTATCGACAATCTTCATCGTTCCAACGACTGAGTAAAACTATGCAAGTGCTTGAGCTATACCCTTGGTTATTTACCACTTTTTCGGTCGTTTTTGGCCTGATTATTGGTAGTTTTTTAAACGTAGTGATCCATCGGTTGCCAATTATCATGGAACGCGAGTGGCGCCAAGAGTGTGCCGATTCGTTCCCTGAATACAAAATTACACCGCCAGAAGGGCATTATTCTCTTAGTATTCCTCGCTCAACCTGCCCAAAGTGCCAGACTCAATTGCGCCTCATCGATAATATCCCCATTCTCAGCTGGCTAGCTCTCAAAGGTAAATGCCATAAGTGCAGTAATGCGATTTCTGCTCGGTACCCTCTGGTCGAGCTATTGACCGCCTTAATGAGTGGCGCTGTTGCGGCTGTTTTTGGTCCTAGCTACTTTACGATTGCCCTTATCTTTTTCACTTTTGTTTTGATTGCCGCCACTTTTATCGATTTAGATACGATGCTGCTGCCGGATCAACTGACACTTCCTTTGGTTTGGTCTGGTATTGCACTCGCACTCTTTCAAATAAGTTCAGTGTCTCTACAAGATTCCGTGATTGGTGCCATTGCCGGATATTTATGTTTATGGCTTGTCTTCTGGGGTTTCAAACTCCTCACTGGCAAGGAAGGCATGGGGTATGGCGACTTTAAGCTCCTCGCTGCTCTTGGCGCCTGGCTTGGTTGGCAATACTTACCCATGATTATTCTACTCTCTTCATTAGTCGGACTGGTTTTTGGCGTTATTCAGTTAAGGCTTCAACAAAAGGGAATAGACAAAGCCTTCCCTTTTGGCCCTTACCTCGCCATTGCCGGATGGGTGAGTTTAATGTGGGGTGAACAGATTATGGCGTGGTACTTTCGTTCATTTTTGGGCATGTAGCTATTTTTCAGTATGTGGCTTTGTTGTCGGTAATTAACGGGTTTATAGAGAAATTCGATCTTAGAGAAATTCAGTTGTGGGGAAGGTAACATGGCCTATGTGGTAGGGATAACAGGTGGCATCGCGAGTGGAAAAACCACGGTAGCGGATCGGTTTCATCAGAGTTTCGACATTGATATTGTGGATGCTGACATCATTGCGCGAGAAGTCGTTCTACCCGGTAGCGAGGGCCTGAATGCCATTATCGCTCATTTTGGACCCGACATCGTAGATAGCAACGGTGAACTAAACCGTTCTAAACTGCGTGCTCAAATCTTTTCTCAACCCAATGAAAAACAGTGGCTCGATGATCAGCTTCACCCGTTGATTCGCAAAAAAATGGAGAAAGCCGTCAATGCAGCCAACTCTCCTTATGTACTGTTGGTAGTGCCATTACTGGTAGAGAATAACCTTCAATATATGACGGATCGAATCCTTGTTATTGATGCTGAAGAAGACACTCAAATTGAACGCACGATGAAGCGCGATGGTGTTTCTAGAGAACAAGCCCAATCGATCCTATCGGCACAATCTAGTAGAGAGAAACGACTGAGCTTTGCTGATGATGTGATTAAAAATGATGCAGAAAACAAAAAAATTATGCTTCAAATCACAGAATTACATCAAAAGTATCTAGCTATTAGCACTCAAAATCGTGAGAATAACAAAGAGACACACGAAGGCGATAGTAATGACCACCCATAGA
Coding sequences within it:
- the pilB gene encoding type IV-A pilus assembly ATPase PilB, whose protein sequence is MLTSLPAILRQADLISVVQEQNIIEHVIASGMSVPEALLDLELFDHHQLTGHLSALFGLTPTPLSQFDYATLCHSLGLRELISRYQALPLHIDGMVLSLAVSDPTRSEIEDEFRFATGLQVELVLVDLNDLKSAIRRLYGQTVSTSTSSAKDISQDELASLVDVTEDEIQTIENLSQDDAPVSRFINQVLLDAVRKGASDIHFEPYDESYRIRLRCDGLLVQTQAPANHLSRRLSARLKILAKLDISERRLPQDGRIKLRLDETTAIDMRVSTLPTLWGEKIVLRLLDSSSASLNIDKLGYNDQQKQLYLKALKQPQGMILMTGPTGSGKTVSLYAGLSILNTPEVNISTAEDPVEINLSGVNQVQVQPKIGFGFAQALRSFLRQDPDIVMVGEIRDLDTAQIAIKAAQTGHLVLSTLHTNSASETIVRLGNMGIEGFNLASSLSLIIAQRLARKLCSHCKIPHYQPAEFEVSRFEASQFKASSLDPSLFEALNLSPDDTLFKANPDGCNECNAGYSGRTGIYEVMPFNHELADAVMKGASMIEIESLAKSQGMQTLQQSGIEKLKQGITSYSELQRVLYF
- a CDS encoding type II secretion system F family protein, with the protein product MIKTKQIQLKNYRWKGLNTSGKRVSGQMLALSEWEVRDKLNDQHIQIKKIKKGSISAFTRISHRVKARDITVLTRQLATMLGTGVPIIQALKLVADNNRKAEMKSILSQVSKGVEAGTPISKALRTASTHFDSLYVDLVATGEQSGNLSEVFERLATYREKSEQLRAKVIKALIYPAMVVLVALSVSYLMLTVVIPEFESMFQGFGADLPWFTQQVLLLSHWVQAYSLTLALSSVGLVLLVKTLNKKSSRVRLSTSRLGLKVPIIGGVFSKAAIAKFSRTLATSFSAGIPILTSLKTTAKTSGNLHYQTAIDAVYKDTAAGMPMYIAMRNTCVFPEMVLQMVMIGEESGCLDDMLNKVATIYEFEVDNTVDNLGKILEPLIIVFLGTVIGGLVVAMYLPIFNLMSVLG
- the coaE gene encoding dephospho-CoA kinase (Dephospho-CoA kinase (CoaE) performs the final step in coenzyme A biosynthesis.) encodes the protein MAYVVGITGGIASGKTTVADRFHQSFDIDIVDADIIAREVVLPGSEGLNAIIAHFGPDIVDSNGELNRSKLRAQIFSQPNEKQWLDDQLHPLIRKKMEKAVNAANSPYVLLVVPLLVENNLQYMTDRILVIDAEEDTQIERTMKRDGVSREQAQSILSAQSSREKRLSFADDVIKNDAENKKIMLQITELHQKYLAISTQNRENNKETHEGDSNDHP
- a CDS encoding A24 family peptidase; the protein is MQVLELYPWLFTTFSVVFGLIIGSFLNVVIHRLPIIMEREWRQECADSFPEYKITPPEGHYSLSIPRSTCPKCQTQLRLIDNIPILSWLALKGKCHKCSNAISARYPLVELLTALMSGAVAAVFGPSYFTIALIFFTFVLIAATFIDLDTMLLPDQLTLPLVWSGIALALFQISSVSLQDSVIGAIAGYLCLWLVFWGFKLLTGKEGMGYGDFKLLAALGAWLGWQYLPMIILLSSLVGLVFGVIQLRLQQKGIDKAFPFGPYLAIAGWVSLMWGEQIMAWYFRSFLGM